The Pan troglodytes isolate AG18354 chromosome 7, NHGRI_mPanTro3-v2.0_pri, whole genome shotgun sequence genome has a window encoding:
- the HR gene encoding lysine-specific demethylase hairless isoform X3, which translates to MESTPSFLKGTPTWEKTAPENGIVRQEPGSPPRDGLHHGPLCLGEPAPFWRGVLSTPDSWLPPGFPQGPKDMLPLVEGEGPQNGERKVNWLGSKEGLRWKEAMLTHPLAFCGPACPPRCGPLMPEHSGGHLKSDPVAFRPWHCPFLLETKILERAPFWVPTCLPPYLVSGLPPERPCDWALTPHPCVYSGGQPKVPSAFSLGSKGFYYKDPSIPRLAKEPLAAAEPGLFGLNPGGHLQRAGEAERPSLHQRDGEMGAGRQQNPCPLFLGQPDTVPRTSWPACPPGLAHSLGNVWAGPGDGNLGYQLGPPATPRCPSPEPPVTQRGCCSSYPPTKGGGLGPCGKCQEGLEGGASGASEPSEEVNKASGPRACPLSHHTKLKKTWLTRHSEQFECPRGCPEVEERPVARLRALKRAGSPEVQGAMGSPAPKRPPDPFPGTAEQGAGGWQEVRDTSIGNKEVDSGQHDEQKGPQDGQASLQDPGLQDIPCLALPAKLAQCQSCAQAAGEGGGHTCHSQQVRRSPLGGEPQQEEDTAANSSSEEGPGSGPDSRLSTGLAKHLLSGLGDRLCRLLRREREALAWAQREGQGPAVTEDSPGIPRCCSRCHHGLFNTHWRCPRCSHRLCVACGRVAGTGRAREKAGFQEQSTEECTQEAGHAACSLTLTQFVSSQALAELSTAMHQVWVKFDIRGHCPCQADARVWAPGDAGQQKESTQKTPPTPQPSCNGDTHRTKSIKEETPDSAETPAEDRAGRGPLPCPSLCELLASTAVKLCLGHERIHMAFAPVTPALPSDDRITNILDSIIAQVVERKIQEKALGPGLRAGPGLRKGLGLPLSPVRPRLPPPGALLWLQEPRPWPRRGFHLFQEHWRQGQPVLVSGIQRTLQGNLWGTEALGALGGQVQALSPLGPPQPTSLGSTTFWEGFSWPELRPKSDEGSVLLLHRALGDEDTSRVENLAASLPLPEYCALHGKLNLASYLPPGLALRPLEPQLWAAYGVSPHRGHLGTKNLCVEVADLVSILVHADAPLPAWHRAQKDFLSGLDGEGLWSPGSQVSTVWHVFRAQDAQRIRRFLQMVQGLVSTVSVTQHFLSPETSALSAQLCHQGPSLPPDCHLLYAQMDWAVFQAVKVAVGTLQEAK; encoded by the exons ATGGAGAGTACGCCCAGCTTCCTGAAGGGCACCCCAACCTGGGAGAAGACGGCCCCAGAGAACGGCATCGTGAGACAGGAGCCCGGCAGCCCGCCTCGAGATGGACTGCACCATGGGCCGCTGTGCCTGGGAGAGCCTGCTCCCTTTTGGAGGGGCGTCCTGAGCACCCCAGACTCCTGGCTTCCCCCTGGCTTCCCCCAGGGCCCCAAGGACATGCTCCCACTTGTGGAGGGCGAGGGCCCCCAGAATGGGGAGAGGAAGGTCAACTGGCTGGGCAGCAAAGAGGGACTGCGCTGGAAGGAGGCCATGCTTACCCATCCGCTGGCATTCTGCGGGCCAGCGTGCCCACCTCGCTGTGGCCCCCTGATGCCTGAGCATAGTGGTGGCCATCTCAAGAGTGACCCTGTGGCCTTCCGGCCCTGGCACTGCCCTTTCCTTCTGGAGACCAAGATCCTGGAGCGAGCTCCCTTCTGGGTGCCCACCTGCTTGCCACCCTACCTAGTGTCTGGCCTGCCCCCAGAGCGTCCATGTGACTGGGCCCTGACCCCGCACCCCTGCGTATACTCCGGGGGCCAGCCCAAAGTGCCCTCTGCCTTCAGCTTAGGCAGCAAG GGCTTTTACTACAAGGATCCGAGCATTCCCAGGTTGGCAAAGGAGCCCTTGGCAGCTGCGGAACCTGGGTTGTTTGGCTTAAATCCTGGTGGGCACCTGCAGAGAGCCGGGGAGGCCGAACGCCCTTCACTGCACCAGAGGGATGGAGAGATGGGAGCTGGCCGGCAGCAGAATCCTTGCCCACTCTTCCTGGGGCAGCCAGACACTGTGCCCCGGACCTCCTGGCCCGCTTGTCCCCCAGGCCTTGCTCATAGTCTTGGCAACGTCTGGGCTGGGCCAGGCGATGGGAACCTTGGGTACCAGCTGGGGCCACCAGCAACACCAAGGTGCCCCTCTCCCGAGCCGCCTGTCACCCAGCGGGGCTGCTGTTCATCCTACCCACCCACTAAAGGTGGGGGTCTTGGCCCTTGTGGGAAGTGCCAGGAGGGCCTGGAGGGGGGTGCCAGTGGAGCCAGCGAACCCAGCGAGGAAGTGAACAAGGCCTCTGGCCCCAGGGCCTGCCCCctcagccaccacaccaagctgaAGAAGACATGGCTCACACGGCACTCGGAGCAGTTTGAATGTCCACGCGGCTGCCCTGAGGTCGAGGAGAGGCCGGTTGCTCGGCTCCGGGCCCTCAAAAGGGCAGGCAGCCCCGAGGTCCAGGGAGCAATGGGCAGTCCAGCCCCCAAGCGGCCACCGGACCCTTTCCCAGGCACTGCAGAACAGGGGGCTGGGGGTTGGCAGGAGGTGCGGGACACATCGATAGGGAACAAGGAGGTGGACTCGGGACAGCATGATGAGCAGAAAG GACCCCAAGatggccaggccagtctccagGACCCGGGACTTCAGGACATACCATGCCTGGCTCTCCCTGCAAAACTGGCTCAATGCCAAAGTTGTGCCCAGGCagctggagagggaggagggcaCACCTGCCACTCTCAGCAAGTGCGGAG ATCACCTCTGGGAGGGGAGCCGCAGCAGGAGGAAGACACAGCCGCCAACTCCAGCTCTGAGGAAGGCCCAGGGTCCGGCCCTGACAGCCGGCTCAGCACAGGCCTCGCCAAGCACCTGCTCAGTGGTTTGGGGGACCGACTGTGCCGCCTGCTGCGGAGGGAGCGGGAGGCCCTGGCTTGGGCCCAGCGGGAAG GCCAAGGGCCAGCCGTGACAGAGGACAGCCCAGGCATTCCACGCTGCTGCAGCCGTTGCCACCATGGACTCTTCAACACCCACTGGCGATGTCCCCGCTGCAGCCACCGGCTGTGTGTGGCCTGTGGTCGTGTGGCAGGCACTGGGCGGGCCAGGGAGAAAGCAG GCTTTCAGGAGCAGTCCACGGAGGAGTGCACGCAGGAGGCTGGGCACGCTGCCTGTTCCCTGACGCTGACCCAGTTTGTCTCCAGCCAGG ctttgGCAGAGCTGAGCACTGCAATGCACCAGGTCTGGGTCAAGTTTGATATCCGGGGGCACTGCCCCTGCCAAGCTGATGCCCGGGTGTGGGCCCCCGGGGATGCAGGCCAGCAG AAGGAATCGACACAGAAAACGCCCCCAACTCCACAACCTTCCTGCAATGGCGACACCCACAGGACCAAGAGCATCAAAGAGG AGACCCCCGATTCCGCTGAGACCCCAGCAGAGGACCGTGCTGGCCGAGGGCCCCTGCCTTGTCCTTCTCTCTGCGAACTGCTGGCTTCTACCGCGGTCAAACTCTGCTTGGGCCATGAGCGAATACACATGGCCTTCGCCCCCGTCACTCCGGCCCTGCCCAGT GACGACCGCATCACCAACATCCTGGACAGCATTATCGCACAGGTGGTGGAACGGAAGATCCAGGAGAAAGCCCTGGGGCCGGGGCTTCGAGCTGGCCCGGGTCTGCGCAAGGGCCTGGGCCTGCCCCTCTCTCCAGTGCGGCCCCGGCTGCCTCCCCCAGGGGCTTTGCTGTGGCTGCAGGAGCCCCGGCCTTGGCCTCGGCGTGGCTTCCACCTCTTCCAGGAGCACTGGAGGCAGGGCCAG CCTGTGTTGGTGTCAGGGATCCAAAGGACATTGCAGGGCAACCTGTGGGGGACAGAAGCTCTTGGGGCActtggaggccaggtgcaggCACTGAGCCCCCTCGGACCTCCCCagcccaccagcctgggcagcacaacATTCTGGGAGGGCTTCTCCTGGCCTGAGC TTCGCCCAAAGTCAGACGAGGGCTCTGTCCTCCTGCTGCACCGAGCTTTGGGGGATGAGGACACCAGCAG GGTGGAGAACCTAGCTGCCAGTCTGCCACTTCCGGAGTACTGCGCCCTCCATGGAAAACTCAACCTGGCTTCCTACCTCCCACCGGGCCTTGCCCTGCGTCCACTGGAGCCCCAGCTCTGGGCAGCCTATG GTGTGAGCCCGCACCGGGGACACCTGGGGACCAAGAACCTCTGTGTGGAGGTGGCCGACCTGGTCAGCATCCTGGTGCACGCCGACGCACCACTGCCTGCCTGGCACCGGGCACAGAAAG ACTTCCTTTCAGGCCTGGACGGGGAGGGGCTCTGGTCTCCGGGCAGCCAGGTCAGCACTGTGTGGCACGTGTTCCGGGCACAGGACGCCCAGCGCATCCGCCGCTTTCTCCAGATG GTGCAGGGCCTGGTGAGCACAGTCAGCGTCACTCAGCACTTCCTCTCCCCTGAGACCTCTGCCCTCTCTGCTCAGCTCTGCCACCAGGGACCCAGCCTTCCCCCTGACTGCCACCTGCTTTATGCCCAG ATGGACTGGGCTGTGTTCCAAGCAGTGAAGGTGGCCGTGGGGACATTACAGGAGGCCAAATAG
- the HR gene encoding lysine-specific demethylase hairless isoform X2 yields MESTPSFLKGTPTWEKTAPENGIVRQEPGSPPRDGLHHGPLCLGEPAPFWRGVLSTPDSWLPPGFPQGPKDMLPLVEGEGPQNGERKVNWLGSKEGLRWKEAMLTHPLAFCGPACPPRCGPLMPEHSGGHLKSDPVAFRPWHCPFLLETKILERAPFWVPTCLPPYLVSGLPPERPCDWALTPHPCVYSGGQPKVPSAFSLGSKGFYYKDPSIPRLAKEPLAAAEPGLFGLNPGGHLQRAGEAERPSLHQRDGEMGAGRQQNPCPLFLGQPDTVPRTSWPACPPGLAHSLGNVWAGPGDGNLGYQLGPPATPRCPSPEPPVTQRGCCSSYPPTKGGGLGPCGKCQEGLEGGASGASEPSEEVNKASGPRACPLSHHTKLKKTWLTRHSEQFECPRGCPEVEERPVARLRALKRAGSPEVQGAMGSPAPKRPPDPFPGTAEQGAGGWQEVRDTSIGNKEVDSGQHDEQKGPQDGQASLQDPGLQDIPCLALPAKLAQCQSCAQAAGEGGGHTCHSQQVRRSPLGGEPQQEEDTAANSSSEEGPGSGPDSRLSTGLAKHLLSGLGDRLCRLLRREREALAWAQREAGQGPAVTEDSPGIPRCCSRCHHGLFNTHWRCPRCSHRLCVACGRVAGTGRAREKAGFQEQSTEECTQEAGHAACSLTLTQFVSSQALAELSTAMHQVWVKFDIRGHCPCQADARVWAPGDAGQQKESTQKTPPTPQPSCNGDTHRTKSIKEETPDSAETPAEDRAGRGPLPCPSLCELLASTAVKLCLGHERIHMAFAPVTPALPSDDRITNILDSIIAQVVERKIQEKALGPGLRAGPGLRKGLGLPLSPVRPRLPPPGALLWLQEPRPWPRRGFHLFQEHWRQGQPVLVSGIQRTLQGNLWGTEALGALGGQVQALSPLGPPQPTSLGSTTFWEGFSWPELRPKSDEGSVLLLHRALGDEDTSRVENLAASLPLPEYCALHGKLNLASYLPPGLALRPLEPQLWAAYGVSPHRGHLGTKNLCVEVADLVSILVHADAPLPAWHRAQKDFLSGLDGEGLWSPGSQVSTVWHVFRAQDAQRIRRFLQMVQGLVSTVSVTQHFLSPETSALSAQLCHQGPSLPPDCHLLYAQMDWAVFQAVKVAVGTLQEAK; encoded by the exons ATGGAGAGTACGCCCAGCTTCCTGAAGGGCACCCCAACCTGGGAGAAGACGGCCCCAGAGAACGGCATCGTGAGACAGGAGCCCGGCAGCCCGCCTCGAGATGGACTGCACCATGGGCCGCTGTGCCTGGGAGAGCCTGCTCCCTTTTGGAGGGGCGTCCTGAGCACCCCAGACTCCTGGCTTCCCCCTGGCTTCCCCCAGGGCCCCAAGGACATGCTCCCACTTGTGGAGGGCGAGGGCCCCCAGAATGGGGAGAGGAAGGTCAACTGGCTGGGCAGCAAAGAGGGACTGCGCTGGAAGGAGGCCATGCTTACCCATCCGCTGGCATTCTGCGGGCCAGCGTGCCCACCTCGCTGTGGCCCCCTGATGCCTGAGCATAGTGGTGGCCATCTCAAGAGTGACCCTGTGGCCTTCCGGCCCTGGCACTGCCCTTTCCTTCTGGAGACCAAGATCCTGGAGCGAGCTCCCTTCTGGGTGCCCACCTGCTTGCCACCCTACCTAGTGTCTGGCCTGCCCCCAGAGCGTCCATGTGACTGGGCCCTGACCCCGCACCCCTGCGTATACTCCGGGGGCCAGCCCAAAGTGCCCTCTGCCTTCAGCTTAGGCAGCAAG GGCTTTTACTACAAGGATCCGAGCATTCCCAGGTTGGCAAAGGAGCCCTTGGCAGCTGCGGAACCTGGGTTGTTTGGCTTAAATCCTGGTGGGCACCTGCAGAGAGCCGGGGAGGCCGAACGCCCTTCACTGCACCAGAGGGATGGAGAGATGGGAGCTGGCCGGCAGCAGAATCCTTGCCCACTCTTCCTGGGGCAGCCAGACACTGTGCCCCGGACCTCCTGGCCCGCTTGTCCCCCAGGCCTTGCTCATAGTCTTGGCAACGTCTGGGCTGGGCCAGGCGATGGGAACCTTGGGTACCAGCTGGGGCCACCAGCAACACCAAGGTGCCCCTCTCCCGAGCCGCCTGTCACCCAGCGGGGCTGCTGTTCATCCTACCCACCCACTAAAGGTGGGGGTCTTGGCCCTTGTGGGAAGTGCCAGGAGGGCCTGGAGGGGGGTGCCAGTGGAGCCAGCGAACCCAGCGAGGAAGTGAACAAGGCCTCTGGCCCCAGGGCCTGCCCCctcagccaccacaccaagctgaAGAAGACATGGCTCACACGGCACTCGGAGCAGTTTGAATGTCCACGCGGCTGCCCTGAGGTCGAGGAGAGGCCGGTTGCTCGGCTCCGGGCCCTCAAAAGGGCAGGCAGCCCCGAGGTCCAGGGAGCAATGGGCAGTCCAGCCCCCAAGCGGCCACCGGACCCTTTCCCAGGCACTGCAGAACAGGGGGCTGGGGGTTGGCAGGAGGTGCGGGACACATCGATAGGGAACAAGGAGGTGGACTCGGGACAGCATGATGAGCAGAAAG GACCCCAAGatggccaggccagtctccagGACCCGGGACTTCAGGACATACCATGCCTGGCTCTCCCTGCAAAACTGGCTCAATGCCAAAGTTGTGCCCAGGCagctggagagggaggagggcaCACCTGCCACTCTCAGCAAGTGCGGAG ATCACCTCTGGGAGGGGAGCCGCAGCAGGAGGAAGACACAGCCGCCAACTCCAGCTCTGAGGAAGGCCCAGGGTCCGGCCCTGACAGCCGGCTCAGCACAGGCCTCGCCAAGCACCTGCTCAGTGGTTTGGGGGACCGACTGTGCCGCCTGCTGCGGAGGGAGCGGGAGGCCCTGGCTTGGGCCCAGCGGGAAG CAGGCCAAGGGCCAGCCGTGACAGAGGACAGCCCAGGCATTCCACGCTGCTGCAGCCGTTGCCACCATGGACTCTTCAACACCCACTGGCGATGTCCCCGCTGCAGCCACCGGCTGTGTGTGGCCTGTGGTCGTGTGGCAGGCACTGGGCGGGCCAGGGAGAAAGCAG GCTTTCAGGAGCAGTCCACGGAGGAGTGCACGCAGGAGGCTGGGCACGCTGCCTGTTCCCTGACGCTGACCCAGTTTGTCTCCAGCCAGG ctttgGCAGAGCTGAGCACTGCAATGCACCAGGTCTGGGTCAAGTTTGATATCCGGGGGCACTGCCCCTGCCAAGCTGATGCCCGGGTGTGGGCCCCCGGGGATGCAGGCCAGCAG AAGGAATCGACACAGAAAACGCCCCCAACTCCACAACCTTCCTGCAATGGCGACACCCACAGGACCAAGAGCATCAAAGAGG AGACCCCCGATTCCGCTGAGACCCCAGCAGAGGACCGTGCTGGCCGAGGGCCCCTGCCTTGTCCTTCTCTCTGCGAACTGCTGGCTTCTACCGCGGTCAAACTCTGCTTGGGCCATGAGCGAATACACATGGCCTTCGCCCCCGTCACTCCGGCCCTGCCCAGT GACGACCGCATCACCAACATCCTGGACAGCATTATCGCACAGGTGGTGGAACGGAAGATCCAGGAGAAAGCCCTGGGGCCGGGGCTTCGAGCTGGCCCGGGTCTGCGCAAGGGCCTGGGCCTGCCCCTCTCTCCAGTGCGGCCCCGGCTGCCTCCCCCAGGGGCTTTGCTGTGGCTGCAGGAGCCCCGGCCTTGGCCTCGGCGTGGCTTCCACCTCTTCCAGGAGCACTGGAGGCAGGGCCAG CCTGTGTTGGTGTCAGGGATCCAAAGGACATTGCAGGGCAACCTGTGGGGGACAGAAGCTCTTGGGGCActtggaggccaggtgcaggCACTGAGCCCCCTCGGACCTCCCCagcccaccagcctgggcagcacaacATTCTGGGAGGGCTTCTCCTGGCCTGAGC TTCGCCCAAAGTCAGACGAGGGCTCTGTCCTCCTGCTGCACCGAGCTTTGGGGGATGAGGACACCAGCAG GGTGGAGAACCTAGCTGCCAGTCTGCCACTTCCGGAGTACTGCGCCCTCCATGGAAAACTCAACCTGGCTTCCTACCTCCCACCGGGCCTTGCCCTGCGTCCACTGGAGCCCCAGCTCTGGGCAGCCTATG GTGTGAGCCCGCACCGGGGACACCTGGGGACCAAGAACCTCTGTGTGGAGGTGGCCGACCTGGTCAGCATCCTGGTGCACGCCGACGCACCACTGCCTGCCTGGCACCGGGCACAGAAAG ACTTCCTTTCAGGCCTGGACGGGGAGGGGCTCTGGTCTCCGGGCAGCCAGGTCAGCACTGTGTGGCACGTGTTCCGGGCACAGGACGCCCAGCGCATCCGCCGCTTTCTCCAGATG GTGCAGGGCCTGGTGAGCACAGTCAGCGTCACTCAGCACTTCCTCTCCCCTGAGACCTCTGCCCTCTCTGCTCAGCTCTGCCACCAGGGACCCAGCCTTCCCCCTGACTGCCACCTGCTTTATGCCCAG ATGGACTGGGCTGTGTTCCAAGCAGTGAAGGTGGCCGTGGGGACATTACAGGAGGCCAAATAG